One Herbaspirillum rubrisubalbicans genomic window carries:
- a CDS encoding carbohydrate ABC transporter permease: protein MKRLPSSVIPWLLLSPAMVLLFAFTHYPALATLWHSFLSTPKGTRPSVFVGLENYRLMVDDPVFWQALCNNLWFALGTIPLAIALAILMALWVNEKLAGRGLLRLAYFTPTVLPMIAVANIWLFFYTPQYGLLEQITGALGLPSHNWLGNPDTVLGALMVVAVWKEAGFFMIFYLAALQQISPVLAEAAALEGASRWQYFWRVQFPLLMPTTLFVLINALINAFRLVDHIVVMTKGGPDNASALLLYYIYEVGFAFWDSSYAAALTVVLLALLGLIALVKFRVLDRRTHYQ, encoded by the coding sequence ATGAAACGCCTGCCCTCCTCCGTGATCCCCTGGCTGCTGCTGTCGCCGGCGATGGTGTTGCTCTTCGCCTTCACGCACTACCCGGCACTGGCCACGCTCTGGCACAGTTTCTTGTCCACGCCCAAGGGAACCCGGCCGTCGGTCTTCGTCGGCCTGGAAAACTATCGCCTCATGGTGGACGATCCAGTGTTCTGGCAGGCCCTGTGCAACAACCTCTGGTTTGCCCTGGGCACCATCCCGCTGGCCATTGCCCTGGCCATCCTGATGGCGCTATGGGTCAACGAGAAACTGGCCGGGCGCGGGCTGCTGCGCCTGGCCTATTTCACCCCGACCGTGCTGCCGATGATCGCGGTGGCCAATATCTGGCTGTTCTTCTATACCCCGCAATACGGCTTGCTGGAGCAGATCACCGGCGCGCTCGGCCTGCCCTCGCACAACTGGCTGGGCAATCCCGATACGGTCCTGGGTGCGTTGATGGTGGTGGCGGTGTGGAAGGAAGCCGGCTTCTTCATGATCTTCTACCTGGCCGCCTTGCAGCAGATCTCACCGGTGCTAGCCGAAGCCGCCGCGCTGGAGGGGGCCTCGCGCTGGCAATACTTCTGGCGCGTGCAGTTCCCGCTGCTGATGCCCACCACGCTCTTCGTGTTGATCAACGCACTCATCAACGCTTTCCGGCTGGTGGATCACATCGTGGTGATGACCAAGGGTGGGCCGGACAATGCCAGCGCCCTGCTGCTTTACTACATATATGAAGTTGGCTTCGCCTTCTGGGACTCCTCCTATGCTGCAGCCCTGACAGTAGTGCTATTGGCACTACTGGGGCTGATCGCGCTAGTGAAGTTTCGTGTACTTGACCGCCGGACCCACTATCAATGA
- a CDS encoding carbohydrate ABC transporter permease, which translates to MIAPTSPFAERHRALETISAWVLALLWLLPLLYALWTAFHPAAYATRLVLDAPLTLQNFANAWQAAPFPRYFLNTFLLVTMILAAQLVLATLAAYAFARFTFRGSNVMFMLVLLQLMVMPDILIVENYQTMNLLGLRDTILAIGLPYFASAFGIFLLRQTFKTVPRELDEAATVEGASPWQILMQVYVPLAKPIYIAFGLVSVSTHWNNFLWPLIVTNSVESRPLTVGLQVFSSTDQGVDWSVITAATLMTSAPLLLAFLLFQRQFVQSFMRAGIR; encoded by the coding sequence ATGATCGCGCCCACTTCTCCCTTCGCCGAGCGCCATCGCGCGCTGGAAACCATCTCCGCCTGGGTACTGGCGCTGCTGTGGCTGCTACCGCTGCTGTATGCCCTGTGGACCGCCTTCCATCCGGCTGCCTATGCCACGCGTCTGGTCCTGGATGCGCCACTGACCTTGCAGAACTTCGCCAACGCCTGGCAGGCCGCGCCCTTCCCGCGCTATTTCCTCAATACCTTCCTGCTGGTAACGATGATCCTGGCCGCGCAACTGGTGCTGGCCACCCTGGCGGCGTATGCCTTTGCCCGCTTCACGTTCCGGGGCAGCAATGTGATGTTCATGCTGGTGCTGCTGCAATTGATGGTGATGCCCGACATCCTGATCGTGGAGAACTACCAGACCATGAACCTGCTGGGCCTGCGCGACACCATCCTCGCCATCGGCCTGCCCTACTTCGCCTCGGCTTTCGGCATCTTTTTATTGCGCCAGACCTTCAAGACAGTGCCGCGCGAACTGGATGAAGCGGCCACCGTCGAGGGCGCCTCGCCCTGGCAGATCCTGATGCAGGTGTACGTACCGCTGGCCAAACCCATCTACATCGCCTTCGGGCTGGTGTCGGTGAGCACGCACTGGAACAACTTCCTGTGGCCGCTGATTGTGACCAATTCGGTGGAGTCGCGCCCGTTGACGGTGGGCTTGCAGGTGTTTTCCTCCACCGACCAAGGGGTGGACTGGTCCGTCATCACGGCCGCTACGCTGATGACTTCGGCACCACTGTTGCTGGCGTTCCTGCTGTTCCAGCGGCAGTTCGTGCAATCGTTC